The Corynebacterium vitaeruminis DSM 20294 genome window below encodes:
- a CDS encoding intradiol ring-cleavage dioxygenase — MTRLTSFEGRPLARPNDDIEDQGLAFDVATILSRRRVLAGLGIGAGSIALAACGANGSSSASTSSSAAAPSASASEKSYTEMVSETAGPYPGDGSNGPDVLEESGIVRQDLTTNIDGSGKVDGVPLTLEMNLIDMTNGNKPMANAAVYVWHCSAQGKYSMYSDGVTDQTWLRGVQVSDSDGLVTFKTIVPGCYTGRWPHIHFEVFTSVDDISDSTKNVLTSQIAVPEDVATAVYQTAGYDGSTDNLKQVTLDTDNVFGDGYDQQIPTVTGSVTGGYTFAIDVPIDTTTAQQVSMAGGAGGPGGPGGAGMPDGMPSGMPMPSGTPPQPPQ; from the coding sequence ATGACACGACTCACCAGCTTTGAGGGGCGCCCGCTCGCGCGCCCCAACGACGACATTGAAGATCAGGGCCTCGCCTTCGACGTGGCCACCATCCTCTCCCGCCGCCGCGTGCTGGCGGGGCTCGGCATCGGCGCCGGCTCCATCGCGCTCGCCGCCTGCGGGGCGAACGGAAGCAGCAGCGCTTCGACGAGCAGCTCGGCTGCGGCGCCATCGGCGTCGGCAAGCGAAAAAAGCTACACGGAGATGGTCTCTGAGACCGCGGGACCGTACCCGGGCGACGGCTCGAACGGGCCCGACGTGCTGGAGGAGTCCGGCATCGTGCGGCAGGATCTGACCACGAACATCGACGGTTCGGGCAAGGTCGACGGCGTGCCGCTCACGCTCGAGATGAACCTTATCGACATGACCAACGGCAACAAGCCGATGGCGAACGCCGCGGTGTACGTGTGGCACTGCAGCGCGCAGGGCAAGTACTCCATGTACTCCGACGGCGTGACCGACCAGACGTGGCTGCGCGGCGTGCAGGTCAGCGACTCGGACGGGCTGGTCACGTTCAAGACCATCGTGCCGGGCTGCTACACGGGGCGCTGGCCGCACATCCACTTCGAAGTGTTCACCAGCGTCGACGACATCTCGGACTCGACCAAGAACGTGCTGACCTCGCAGATCGCGGTGCCGGAGGACGTGGCCACCGCCGTGTACCAGACCGCGGGCTACGACGGCTCGACGGACAACCTCAAGCAGGTCACCCTCGACACCGACAACGTGTTCGGCGACGGATACGACCAGCAGATTCCCACCGTCACCGGCTCGGTGACCGGCGGCTACACGTTCGCGATCGACGTGCCGATCGACACCACCACCGCGCAGCAGGTGTCCATGGCTGGCGGGGCCGGTGGACCTGGTGGTCCCGGTGGGGCTGGCATGCCGGACGGGATGCCCTCCGGTATGCCGATGCCTTCGGGCACCCCGCCGCAGCCGCCGCAGTAG